The region TAAAACTTCCAGGCAggatttaaaaattaataaaattaaatgtttcttgacatcaaagacaaaagaagaaatataaCACAACGTGCCtttaaaaaatcataaaaacaaagaaactgagGCAACATGAAAAAACTGTTCCATGGTCAGatgaattaaaatgtgaaattctTTTTGCAAGACATGGACACCACATTCTCAAGACTAACGGGGAGAGGGACTCTCTGGATTGTTACCAGCACTCAGTTCAAAAGGCTGCATCTTGGATGGTATGGAGATGCATATGGAAGTGGTTGCTTGCATATTTGGAAAGGCACCATCAGTGCTAAAAGGTATGTATAAAGGTCAACATACAGTATGCTCCCATCCAGATTACATGTTTTTCAGGGAAGGCTTTGCTAATTTGCAGATTGCTATCACAGCAGCATGACTTCATAGAAGAGTCTGGGTGCTGAACCAGCCTGCCTGCAGTCCAGAACTTTTACCAACTAAAAACATTTGGAGCATCAtgaaacagaaaaccataaaaaGATGACGTAGGTCTATTGAGCCACgcaatatttaaaaagaaaaggacaacATTTCTCTCTCAAAAGTCCAGCAGCTGGTTTTCAGTTTCCAGACCACTGTCTTGTACCAAGGATTTTCAGTACTACACTGAagtcaaatggaaaaaaaaaactaaaaatgaagCTTTGGGGAAGGACCGTATTTCCTCTTCACTGGACTTCAGAAGAGACATAATCAACTCTGCAAACAGTGGTAGGGTGTGCTTATTCCCTCTTTTTGTCTTTACCTTCTCCTGCTGTTCTTTCTTTGAGTACTTGACAATTGTCTTTGGAGGTGAAACACCCATCTTTGCAGACTTGAATGACTCCAACCGGTTCCTCATGGTTCTCTGGAAGATCTCCTGGACTTCTTTCTCATCTCTGTTGATTTTGAAATCACTGCGACTGAACCCGTGGCGATACTataaacaacagaatgagaagtCAGTTTGTTACTGCTTTATAAAACAGAAACCAACAATAGTTCAGGAAGGACACAAAGTCAAGCTCAGCCACAGTTCAAGCAAATAAGCTGAGGATTtgcatatatacataaaatatacatttgtCTATAGCCAGCCATAAATaacagtttgttgtttttagttcACATACACCTCAGTAATTTAATGGTTAAATGGACATGTATTACTAGGATGCTTTAGTAAGTCCCTCATGCAATGACTGAATTTGCTCATTACCTGTTTTCTGCTCTTGTAGAGATGCTGATCAAGAAGGTGGTGAACATCAACTGCCTCAGCTCCCCTCATAGCCTTCATGGTCTGCTCGTGCATTTCCAGGCTCACTGATGGAATATGGTCTCTACTGCAGAGGAAGCCAATCATGTCACTGACTTAAAGCAATACAACAATATCAAAAGAGTctggtttcatttttaaaatatggtgGTGAACGGAAGCTGTTTGAAGGCACTGAATAGTTGCAGTAAGTTGTGTCTATTAAGTAGGTATAAAAAGTATTGAATGCATCAAATCAGTACACAGATTTtctaattaaatatatttctaaaggtgcTATTAATATCAAATTCTCACAACATATCTGGAACAACCCATCCAATCCACACATACAAAGACATCAAACTATGCATGTCCAGAAATTAACTTatgtataaaatgaaaaatgacacaaagtaAAAGCATTGAACACATGAAGAAAGGGAGATGCAAAAAGCCATGAAAAGTCATGACACCAGCAATTAGAACGCAATCCAGCCACTCAGTGCAAATTAACTTCAGCTTGTTCAGTCCCAATTGATGGGTTATAAACTGGTGTCTCATTATCAAGGTGCCACACGGCAAGCATCTCATGATCAGTGAAACCAGTGAGCTCTCGCAACACCGTCAGAGCATAATTGTTGCAAAACACACTGATAGCATTGATTAGAGACGATATTTTGAAATTAGTGAAGGTTGCAGTGAGCACTGCTGGGGCCACAATCCAGAAGTGGAAGGAACATCATTTCAGCATAAACTACCCATGACCAGATGCGCCTGGCAATGCATGTGACTAGTTTCTTGAAACCACGAAGACTTTtgtacaaagcattaaaaaaaattcagtatGCACTTTAtccctgtgtcatttctcattatTATACATAACTGAATTTATGGACATCAAtagtttgatttctttgcatgtgtggattggATGGGTTGTTACTGACATCTGGTGAGTTTTATTTCAACAAcacctttagaaatatattcACTTAAAATCGGTGACGTGTTTAATACTTATTTTACCCTCTGTATATATTTTCACACTGTCATAAAAATCCAGATTGCTCACCCCATAGTGAACATTGCACCATGATCATTTATCATGTAAGGTGGGATGTCAGGCATGACCTCTGTGTATTCACTTTCCAACTTTTTCTTGAAATCAAGAATGGCGCTGTCATTACGGACAAACTCCAGAGAGCCTCTACGCTCGCCCTGCAACAGAAGACACCAGCAGTAATCTTCTcagtttcatttaatttgtaCTTGAGCAAAACATACTTGAATTTGCACAAATGATTCTCACTTCAGTCACATATTCCATGGCATCCTTGAGGTTCAGCTGATGGAAGACATCAAACACGTCATCTTGTTTCTTCCTTGCAGATGGCTTCATCAAAAATGGCGTCATCCACTTCTCCTCAAAATGCCTCCACCTTTACAAAAAGAAATATCACTGTTGCTTACTTTAAAATTAAAAGGCATTTTGGAGTTATGTATTAAGTCTTGTACATACTTGCTCCTGAAGTAGTTATCTCCTATTTGTCCTGATATGTCTTCGATGGCAACCAGAGTGTGATTAAACATCTAAAGAAAGGAGAAGGACTTTGTAGAAACTGGGCGGGAAACGTTTTTGTCGGTGAAACATGACGTGTTTTATTAGATTTACCTTGTTTGTAATTTTCTCTAGGAGTGAGACCTCAGTTACTGCAGCTCTCTTTACTTTAAGCCACATGACCAGAGGTTTCATCGTTATTCCCTGTAACAATGTCAAGCACAAATGTGCCAACAAAATTAAGCTCTAACACAGACTGTGTAATTAACAAGCAAACtaatgtacacatattttagcGAATTATCAACTCCAAAAATTCACTACCTGCAAGATGACAGTGAAGTACACCACAATGAGAGTAGTGCAGATCATCAGGTTTTTCTCCTTTATCTTTTTCTCATCCAGCAACACAGCCAGGCCATACGCAACAGCCCCTCGTAGGCCACCGTAGCTCATGATCACCATATCTATTAATTCAACTGGGACCAGCCTGTACCTGTTAAGGAtccactgcaggaaaaacacacCTGGAAtagacatacaaacacacacagttatttAAAGACTTCACACATCGGTGGTGCTTTTTGCTGGATTGTTGAATTACGCTTTTAGTAAAGCTCAGCACTCAAGTCTAGTGTTTTCTTTGCCTCATACTAATCTCATTGTTGTCCCTCTTGTGTACAGACCTTTCCTGGATTTTCCCTGCCGCACAGTGTTTTTAGAGACAGCCTGAGCAGAGTAAATGAGAAGACATTGTTTGGCTGCCCCTTCCCCTGGATTCCTGGAGCCCCTATTTTCCCTTATCACTACCTGTATGTATCACTCTGGtgttttcattgtaaataagCTCACTAAACTTGAATACTGTGAATCCTGCCTCTGAGTCCGGTCGCTCAGTGTTCTTGACACACGTATTCTTGTAAAtgtgtgtcatttgatctttgtgctgcagcagcagaagatttCTTTGCATAACACACCAAGTTTTTACCCCACAATGTGTGTGATGCTTTGACTCAACAGTGATAGCCAAACAACAAAATCTCACCAATGAATCTATACACAAAGACGAAGAAGACTGTGAGGAGGATGAAGCCCGTGTTCCAAACCCAGATAACCTTATCGATGGCCGAGATACCGAGGAAAACAAAGATGATGGTTTCTGATCCGTTGGCGAAAACCTTCATGGCATATTTGACTGTTTGGACGGAACTCTCATCCATGTTTGCTCTGACGTACTTCTGACATAACACACCGCAGAATGTAGTCCTACAGAAGGAACCGCAAAGTAAACTCTAAATATGTTTACCTCATTTTTACATATATAAAATGGATACAgacataataaaacaaattataTTTCAGTTGTGAAATACTCACGAAAGGATAGCAGACAGAGAAAGCATCTCAGCAGTCAGGTAGGAAAGGTATCCCATGACAAAGATGAAGCCTGGCTCGATGATCTGGATGTTTTTTGTGCATCTGGTCAGAAGTGAAATTAGTATGCCGAATGCTATGCCCACAAGGGAACCACCAAATGCAACCACAAAGAAGGAAACTGTGGAGAGAGAGGAAACatataaaaatctattttttagtGCTATTGTTTACTCCCCTCTAAAACATACTAGCCTTACAGGGCAGTGATAGCATAAAAagtgtttaatttattttgtgtccaCACCCGACAAATCAAAATGGTCAACACATTtgtgtgttgcagcagggacaCTCTACACTGTCTATTTTGCCAGACTTGACTGTGAGCAATTACACTGCATgaacaaatacattttcttttaccAGATAAATGTTATAGCTTACCTATTCCTTTAATAATTTCTGCTGCATTAATTCGGCCTCCTCCCAGCGATACAAATGcatcaaacacattaaaaagcacctaagagaaaaaaaagaaaacttattGAGTGATcagtatatatataaaagaaacaaacaaaaactgtcagCGTTTGGACAGTCAGACTGGAATGTTTTCAGACTTTTCTTTTCTAGTATGTAGCACTCAACAGGAGATAAACTTCCATCATATTCTCACTGCTGGACCTAACATCAAAACGGGAGGTGAGAGACTCCTGTGCCATGGTTCTGAttgagacatggctgaaccctgTTCCTGATTATGTAGTTAGTCTGCATGGGGTTAATCACAATGTGGCTACACAGGAGCCAAACATTTTGTGGTAAATTCTGTGGAGGTGGGTTTTGTATTTACACAAGCAACAGATGAAGTACAAACACAGCAGCGGTCTTAAGTCAGTGTTCTCCTGAAACAGAGCTGCTCACTGTTAATGGCAGACTGTGTGACCTGCCCAGAGAATTTACCACTATGAATATTATGGCTGTAAACATCCCCTCCAGTGCAAACACAAAATAGACCCTGAGTGATCTTTAAGACCTTCACTGAGTTTCAAGCCACTTTGCCAGAGGGCGTTTGTATTGTAGTAGGAGAATTCAATCAGGCAAACAGGCCTCGTTCCCAAGCCCACTGCTGTTGACAATGCTGACACATGACTGCAGTGCTGCACTTGCTTCTAATCACATCATTAagtatgcagatgacacagcaGTGGTGAAGATAGTTGGCAGCATCATGTTTCTGGGAGCACAGATAACTGATAGCCTGGGCTGGTCACTTAATACAGCATCAGTAGTTAAACGGGCTCGGAAGCACCTGCATCGCTGTGCCGGATGAGGAGAGCACACCTTCCCCTCCCCATTCGCTCCACTTACTAATGAGGCACCTTGAAAACTTGCTGAGTAGCTCTATCTCCATCTTATTCTGCAGCTCCAGTGTCTCAGAAAAGAAATTGCTGCAGAGCTCATCAGAGCCTGCAACATCATCAAAGATTACCATACTACTTGGTACACCAACTTTCTCTGCTCCACATCCCTGCCAACCTGAGGAGGGGCATCAAACAGGCCAAGGAGGCTTTCAGGTGAATGATAGAGGGCTTCCTCACTTCCtcaggtgtggaggggcatccAAACGCTCACCAACTACAAAGGCCAGAGCCCCCCAATCCACAACAGCAGCATCCAACTTGCAGAGGATCTCACACCTTTGCCCAATATGATCActactacagctcattcagcaCCATAAGTCCAGACATCCTAATCACCAAAGGTCCAATTTCTTCAGGACATAGGTAGAGACTTCAAGAGGCATAGACGGGTCCTCTCCCCTCTTATAGGAGGAGAACAGATGGAATCTGTCTCAATCTTTAATTTGTTGGGCACCCACATCTCCAATGGTCTTATGTTAATGTTGGATCCATAACACCAACACCCTCGTAAAGAAGGCTCGGCAGGTCCCATTTTAGGTCCCATTTTAGAAACTGCAATGTTTTAAAGTTTACCTGCACACAAAATatgtaacataataataataataataataataataataataataataataataataataataaaacaattaaaccctttaaatgtattaaatgtaatgtgatttttttaaagaaaaaatttcTTAAATGCAAGAGTATAAAAATGATGTCAAGTACAGTCAAAGGTCAAAGTCAAATGAATTGCAATGTATACGCAATTTTTATTCTGTCTTGTTATGTCAAGCTTTCTGACATTATTAGGAGGCAGGTTTTTGGATGTTAGACATTAATATTAATACTGAGTCAGTGTCCAGCCTAACAAAGTTAACCAGGTGCTCTGTTAAAGGACTCTGGCTTGCTTTTTCACAGTAAAGGTTTTAATAGTCATTAAAGGAACAGGCGCTGCTGTTTTAGATTCTAGAAACCTGAGCTCCCCGTCTCGGTAAGGTCTCGGCCTCATTGCTCTTTGCGGTGTGTAAGCAGACTCCACGTTT is a window of Maylandia zebra isolate NMK-2024a linkage group LG22, Mzebra_GT3a, whole genome shotgun sequence DNA encoding:
- the LOC101474089 gene encoding sodium/hydrogen exchanger 3 — encoded protein: MATLWRFTLFLCMLLMACGGLSLASEEAKTRNTQTETGTASSSNTTGEGGHGGPPITTLPIVTWKWDHISVQYLVALWVLVCWLCKLLIEANHNVTNYIPESALLICSGFILGGMIWGADKVQTFSLSPTVFFYFLLPQIILDSGYHMPNKLFFTNLGAILIHAVIGTCWNAASLGLSLWGCHMGGAMGDLDIGLLQYLLFGSLMAAVDPVAVLAVFDQVHVNEVLFIIVFGESLLNDGVTVVLFNVFDAFVSLGGGRINAAEIIKGIVSFFVVAFGGSLVGIAFGILISLLTRCTKNIQIIEPGFIFVMGYLSYLTAEMLSLSAILSTTFCGVLCQKYVRANMDESSVQTVKYAMKVFANGSETIIFVFLGISAIDKVIWVWNTGFILLTVFFVFVYRFIGVFFLQWILNRYRLVPVELIDMVIMSYGGLRGAVAYGLAVLLDEKKIKEKNLMICTTLIVVYFTVILQGITMKPLVMWLKVKRAAVTEVSLLEKITNKMFNHTLVAIEDISGQIGDNYFRSKWRHFEEKWMTPFLMKPSARKKQDDVFDVFHQLNLKDAMEYVTEGERRGSLEFVRNDSAILDFKKKLESEYTEVMPDIPPYMINDHGAMFTMGRDHIPSVSLEMHEQTMKAMRGAEAVDVHHLLDQHLYKSRKQYRHGFSRSDFKINRDEKEVQEIFQRTMRNRLESFKSAKMGVSPPKTIVKYSKKEQQEKTPNGKSVSKTKLCHSGDEDFEFSEGDSASGYDSSYPSFSMRATYRPGGGIENPAFVPDLYPTDLLQEIPPWLAESEPDSSMVAPSLRAQANLPNSPMEMRRLGLLRASTRSTDTKQMNNDQLPPPPTSPPPPPPPSGQM